A genomic segment from Glycine soja cultivar W05 chromosome 18, ASM419377v2, whole genome shotgun sequence encodes:
- the LOC114396661 gene encoding tetratricopeptide repeat protein 1-like — MVLIEHEESKQRNANPSNAANDDSDGFETASDTDLAGEGDDSGAGIPEEQNRTEQSHTEKQTEQEPEHDAPRSSESSENNALISEEESRQKALNQANEAKVEGNKLFVEGKYEEALLQYELALQAAPDMPSSVEIRSICHSNRGVCFLKLGKYDNTIKECTKALELNPVYIKALVRRGEAHEKLEHFEEAIADMKKILEIDLSNDQARKTIRQLEPLAAEKREKMKEEMIAKLKDMGNSVLGRFGMSVDNFKAVKDPNTGSYSISFQR; from the exons ATGGTGTTGATAGAGCATGAAGAGAGCAAGCAGAGAAACGCGAACCCCTCCAACGCCGCCAACGACGATTCCGACGGCTTCGAAACCGCCAGCGACACCGATCTGGCCGGTGAAGGCGACGACAGTGGGGCCGGCATCCCGGAAGAACAGAATCGCACCGAACAGAGTCATACCGAGAAGCAGACGGAGCAAGAGCCGGAACACGATGCTCCTCGGAGCAGCGAATCATCCGAGAACAATGCCCTGATCAGTGAAGAAGAATCGAGACAG AAAGCATTGAATCAAGCAAATGAAGCAAAGGTAGAAGGGAATAAGCTTTTTGTAGAAGGGAAGTATGAAGAGGCATTATTACAATATGAACTTGCTTTACAAGCAGCACCAGACATGCCTTCATCTGTGGAAATACGGTCAATATGCCATTCAAACCGTGGTGTGTGCTTTCTGAAACTG GGAAAATAtgataacacaattaaagaatGCACAAAAGCATTAGAATTGAATCCTGTGTACATTAAAGCTTTGGTAAGAAGAGGAGAAGCTCATGAAAAGCTTGAGCATTTTGAAGAGGCTATTGCTG ATATGAAAAAGATCTTAGAAATTGATCTCTCAAATGATCAAGCTAGGAAAACCATTAGGCAGCTAGAGCCCCTTGCTGCAGAAAAACGGgaaaagatgaaggaggaaATGATTG CAAAACTGAAAGACATGGGCAATTCTGTCCTGGGCCGCTTTGGGATGAGCGTAGACAACTTTAAAGCTGTCAAAGATCCAAACACTGGTTCCTATTCTATCTCATTCCAACGCTAA